The Paenibacillus sp. FSL R7-0204 genome includes a region encoding these proteins:
- a CDS encoding winged helix-turn-helix transcriptional regulator yields MGISDLKGKETVIQDTPFGYTMSVIGGKWKMAILYLLSAKPSIRFNEMQRQLGAVTYKVLSAQLKELEADGLVKRVEYPQIPPKVEYSLTPKGQTLLPVLEQLCEWGAQNR; encoded by the coding sequence ATGGGCATTTCAGATTTGAAGGGCAAAGAGACGGTGATCCAAGACACACCATTCGGTTATACGATGTCGGTGATCGGCGGGAAGTGGAAGATGGCGATTCTGTATCTGCTGTCCGCCAAACCCTCGATTCGATTCAATGAAATGCAGAGACAGCTCGGAGCGGTGACTTACAAGGTTCTCAGCGCGCAGCTTAAGGAATTGGAGGCTGACGGGCTGGTGAAGCGCGTGGAGTATCCGCAGATTCCGCCCAAAGTGGAGTATTCGCTGACACCGAAAGGGCAGACCCTTCTACCTGTGTTGGAGCAGCTGTGCGAGTGGGGAGCACAGAACCGGTGA
- a CDS encoding nuclear transport factor 2 family protein, with protein sequence MRYFPIGQVCPDPDAYVDCFSKDALVLDEGKEWAGKAAIKQWSAEYHFGANITLEPIQNKQQGEENVVVFKVDGDFDKTGLPDPLYLDFYFQIRNDKIKQLAIRLSKGLE encoded by the coding sequence TTGAGGTATTTCCCTATCGGGCAGGTTTGTCCTGATCCGGATGCTTATGTCGACTGCTTTTCGAAAGATGCACTTGTTCTCGATGAAGGTAAAGAATGGGCAGGCAAAGCTGCTATAAAACAATGGAGTGCCGAATATCATTTTGGAGCTAACATAACACTTGAACCCATACAGAATAAACAGCAAGGGGAAGAAAACGTAGTAGTTTTCAAGGTTGATGGGGATTTCGACAAAACCGGCCTCCCGGACCCTCTCTATTTGGATTTTTATTTTCAGATTCGCAACGATAAGATTAAGCAGCTTGCGATCCGGCTGTCTAAAGGATTGGAATAA
- a CDS encoding nitroreductase family protein: MLESIQNNDFVNILTGRRSIRQYDEDVKISEEELHAMIQEASLAPSSANMQPWRIIVVHSPEGKDKLRPLVQFNTRQNDTSAAMLIILGDTQSDLYVEKIYDTAVEQGKMPKDIRDKQVAQILSMYPQIPRELKIEIAKIDASLFAMQLMLVARAHGYDTNPMAGFERDQIVSAFDLDDHRYVPVMILSIGKAKDEGHESVRLGSEEITFWR, translated from the coding sequence ATGCTGGAATCTATTCAAAATAATGATTTTGTCAACATTCTAACCGGCCGCCGTTCCATACGACAGTACGATGAGGACGTCAAAATTTCGGAGGAAGAGCTGCACGCTATGATTCAAGAAGCAAGCCTTGCGCCCTCTTCTGCGAATATGCAGCCATGGCGTATAATCGTGGTTCACTCCCCTGAAGGGAAAGACAAGCTTCGGCCTCTGGTCCAGTTCAATACGCGGCAAAATGATACATCTGCGGCGATGCTCATCATTTTGGGAGATACGCAGAGCGATTTATATGTAGAGAAAATCTATGATACTGCTGTGGAGCAAGGAAAAATGCCCAAAGACATACGCGACAAGCAGGTTGCGCAAATTCTGAGCATGTATCCGCAAATACCTAGAGAATTAAAGATCGAAATTGCCAAAATTGATGCAAGTTTATTCGCGATGCAACTGATGCTGGTAGCCCGTGCTCATGGGTATGACACCAATCCGATGGCAGGCTTTGAACGTGATCAGATCGTTAGCGCCTTTGATCTGGACGACCACAGGTATGTTCCGGTCATGATCTTATCCATCGGCAAGGCCAAAGATGAGGGCCATGAGTCCGTGCGCCTGGGTAGCGAGGAAATTACCTTTTGGCGCTAA
- a CDS encoding Dabb family protein, giving the protein MILNHVLLKLKDRRPEHIEQAQTVLLGLRGKINVLLDVQAEANVRPGLSAYDLILITKFASLEDMDEYLIHPAHQEVARWMGTVLETQASVCCSI; this is encoded by the coding sequence ATGATACTAAATCATGTGTTATTGAAGCTGAAGGACCGGAGACCGGAGCATATCGAGCAAGCTCAAACCGTTCTACTAGGCTTGAGAGGGAAAATAAACGTTCTTCTCGATGTTCAGGCTGAAGCTAATGTTCGCCCTGGTCTTTCAGCATACGATTTGATCCTGATCACCAAGTTTGCTTCCTTAGAAGACATGGATGAATACCTTATCCACCCGGCTCATCAGGAAGTCGCCAGGTGGATGGGTACGGTTCTGGAAACACAGGCGTCTGTCTGCTGCTCAATCTAA
- a CDS encoding APH(3') family aminoglycoside O-phosphotransferase, which produces MSFGEKDAVPFEFLELVGDDEASLIWVNTAKTYFIQSESGLNKYLKIQEIGKAESLERQAQRLLWLYNKLPVPEVIDFGVIGNYEFLLTLELPGVEASNKQYSSNTEEMISLLARGLRRIHEVSIEDCPFDHSFEQLMSTIQYKLSRGIKFDSTELHRRFGEDNVEKLLIEVNNYSRELKEDLVFTHGDYSLPNIIIADDSISGFIDLGNCGIADRYYDLAVAEKSIIRNFGEQWVKLFFSSYGVSEIDYEKIRFYQVVEHLVWA; this is translated from the coding sequence ATGAGTTTTGGAGAAAAAGATGCAGTACCCTTTGAATTCCTTGAGTTGGTTGGAGATGACGAGGCTTCATTGATTTGGGTGAATACAGCGAAGACTTATTTTATTCAGAGTGAAAGTGGATTAAATAAGTATTTGAAAATTCAGGAAATCGGTAAAGCTGAATCTTTAGAAAGACAAGCCCAAAGGTTATTGTGGTTATACAATAAGTTACCTGTTCCGGAGGTTATTGATTTCGGTGTGATCGGGAATTATGAGTTTTTATTAACACTTGAATTGCCAGGTGTTGAAGCTTCCAACAAGCAATATTCTTCAAATACAGAAGAAATGATCTCTTTATTGGCACGAGGTCTTCGGAGAATTCATGAAGTTTCAATTGAAGATTGTCCTTTTGATCATTCATTTGAACAGCTTATGAGCACTATTCAGTACAAGTTGAGTAGAGGGATTAAGTTTGATTCAACGGAGCTGCACAGAAGATTTGGTGAGGACAATGTTGAAAAGTTGCTGATTGAAGTCAACAATTATTCCCGGGAACTCAAAGAAGATTTAGTATTCACACACGGTGACTACAGCCTGCCAAACATCATCATTGCTGATGATTCTATAAGTGGATTTATTGATCTGGGGAATTGCGGGATTGCGGACCGTTATTACGATTTGGCAGTAGCTGAGAAGAGCATTATCAGAAACTTCGGCGAGCAATGGGTCAAGTTATTTTTTTCATCCTATGGTGTATCAGAGATTGATTATGAAAAAATAAGATTCTACCAAGTTGTAGAGCATTTGGTTTGGGCCTGA
- a CDS encoding pyridoxamine 5'-phosphate oxidase family protein, whose protein sequence is MSKYDEAMKLLEEQVGNKDGLISLSTIALEPGANGSSRPAARIVDAYYEDGAFYTVTYATSGKMQQIAQNPEVAVCIIVENFTADGIGENLGWVCDEKNAGMMTKLRTIFADWYNEANNDEDPNTCLLRIRLTKGLWNDAHKGIRNEIDFVNKTAN, encoded by the coding sequence ATGAGCAAATACGACGAAGCCATGAAGCTGCTGGAAGAACAAGTGGGGAACAAGGACGGCCTAATCTCTTTGTCCACCATCGCGCTGGAACCGGGGGCCAATGGCTCAAGCCGTCCCGCCGCCCGCATTGTGGATGCCTATTATGAGGACGGCGCGTTCTACACCGTCACTTACGCGACCTCAGGCAAGATGCAACAGATCGCCCAAAACCCCGAAGTCGCCGTATGTATCATCGTCGAGAACTTTACGGCAGATGGTATCGGTGAAAACCTGGGCTGGGTATGTGACGAGAAAAATGCCGGGATGATGACCAAGCTGCGCACAATATTCGCCGATTGGTATAACGAAGCCAATAACGATGAGGACCCTAACACATGCCTGCTGCGCATCCGCCTGACCAAGGGCCTGTGGAATGACGCCCATAAAGGGATCAGAAATGAGATTGATTTTGTCAATAAGACGGCAAATTAA
- a CDS encoding class I SAM-dependent methyltransferase → MQDQKEMLEINKAGWDEVADQYFGIHALPQYGPYAPTEDELHLLGDVTGKTVLEIGCGSGHSLLYMANRGAGDIWGIDLSTTQVNYAKELLQENRLTGNIQQMSMENIDDLPSEYFDIVFSVYALGWTVDMARTLSNIYKRLKNGGVLVFSWEHPIQSRLMYEDDKITYTQSYHSEGPYKVTWRGVPVIMHHRKVSTILNELSNAGFFIERVIEESRVPETDESSPTTWYSGMKARLSPPTIIIKCIKK, encoded by the coding sequence ATGCAAGATCAAAAAGAAATGCTTGAGATCAACAAAGCAGGATGGGATGAAGTAGCTGATCAATATTTTGGAATACATGCTTTGCCGCAATATGGGCCATATGCACCTACAGAGGATGAATTGCATCTTCTAGGTGATGTTACTGGCAAGACAGTACTTGAGATAGGCTGTGGCAGTGGACACTCGCTCTTGTACATGGCAAACAGAGGCGCAGGGGATATCTGGGGAATTGATTTATCGACGACTCAGGTTAATTACGCTAAGGAACTGCTCCAGGAGAACAGATTGACCGGGAACATACAACAAATGTCTATGGAAAACATAGATGACTTGCCCAGTGAATATTTTGATATCGTATTCTCTGTTTATGCATTAGGCTGGACAGTCGATATGGCACGGACACTATCTAACATCTACAAAAGACTAAAAAACGGCGGGGTATTGGTATTTAGTTGGGAACATCCCATACAAAGCAGACTGATGTATGAGGATGACAAAATAACCTATACTCAATCCTATCATTCCGAAGGACCTTATAAGGTAACTTGGCGTGGAGTACCCGTGATCATGCACCATCGAAAAGTCAGCACAATATTAAATGAACTTTCAAATGCTGGCTTTTTTATAGAACGGGTAATTGAAGAATCACGAGTTCCTGAGACAGACGAAAGTTCACCGACTACATGGTATTCGGGGATGAAGGCACGTTTAAGTCCTCCAACCATTATCATCAAATGTATAAAGAAATAA
- a CDS encoding RidA family protein, producing the protein MTTIRTYNHTLWDHGISQGYLVDNTLYISGQFSHDTEGSFVGAGDIQAQMTQTLKNLDTVLQEFGATKDNLAYVELYLTNAQEHGETAIGLFKKYVGEHRPAGSMIGVTYLAFPEQWVEVRAVAHVG; encoded by the coding sequence ATGACAACCATTCGAACGTACAACCATACCCTCTGGGATCACGGGATTTCGCAGGGGTACCTTGTCGACAACACGCTGTATATCTCGGGACAGTTCTCCCATGATACGGAGGGCAGCTTCGTTGGAGCAGGCGATATTCAGGCACAGATGACACAGACGCTGAAGAATTTGGATACCGTGTTACAAGAGTTCGGAGCGACCAAGGATAATCTGGCTTACGTGGAGCTGTATCTGACGAATGCGCAGGAGCACGGGGAAACCGCGATCGGACTGTTCAAAAAGTATGTCGGAGAGCATCGGCCGGCGGGGAGCATGATCGGGGTGACTTACCTGGCATTCCCGGAACAGTGGGTAGAGGTACGGGCTGTGGCGCATGTTGGTTAA
- a CDS encoding SDR family NAD(P)-dependent oxidoreductase, whose product MNTYSYQGKLAVVTGASSGIGEVYAGALAARGCHVVLAARSEKKLQALAGEIQRKHGVQAYALPCDLAKAGAPRQLAESIAALGLTVDILINNAGIGTHGRFEEIDPEREQAEIMLNTAALVDLTHHFLPGMLERKDGVVVNVASMAAFAPCAYSAVYGATKAFVLSFSEALWAETRGRGVRVLTLCPGATDTGFFDAVGNRDMAAGSTLSTPEKVVQAGFRGIDKGSSYIVDGRNNHLAAQMGRFLPRHRAAMLMERVSRPKEH is encoded by the coding sequence ATGAATACATATTCATATCAGGGCAAGCTGGCAGTGGTCACCGGGGCTTCATCCGGAATTGGCGAAGTGTATGCCGGGGCGCTGGCGGCACGAGGCTGCCATGTCGTACTAGCTGCACGCTCAGAAAAGAAGCTGCAAGCATTGGCCGGCGAAATTCAACGTAAGCATGGGGTGCAGGCCTATGCCCTGCCCTGCGATTTGGCCAAAGCAGGTGCCCCGCGCCAGCTGGCCGAATCCATTGCAGCGCTCGGCCTAACGGTAGATATTCTAATCAATAACGCAGGCATTGGCACGCATGGCCGCTTTGAGGAGATTGATCCAGAGCGCGAGCAGGCGGAAATTATGCTGAACACTGCGGCTCTTGTCGACCTGACGCATCATTTTCTGCCCGGCATGCTGGAACGCAAGGACGGAGTCGTCGTCAACGTGGCTTCAATGGCCGCATTTGCACCTTGCGCCTATTCGGCTGTCTACGGTGCAACCAAGGCTTTCGTGTTATCTTTCTCCGAAGCGTTGTGGGCCGAAACCCGTGGACGCGGGGTGCGCGTCCTTACCCTTTGCCCGGGTGCGACGGATACAGGCTTTTTCGATGCTGTCGGCAACAGGGACATGGCGGCGGGTAGCACATTGTCCACTCCAGAGAAAGTCGTTCAAGCCGGATTTCGCGGGATCGACAAAGGCAGCAGTTATATCGTCGACGGGCGAAATAATCACCTGGCCGCTCAGATGGGCCGTTTTCTTCCCCGGCACAGGGCAGCTATGCTAATGGAACGTGTCTCTCGCCCCAAAGAACATTGA
- a CDS encoding helix-turn-helix transcriptional regulator: MENHDFSSALGEFIKSRRHRLQPEHAGIKPLPGRRRTPGLRREEVAYLANVSVTYYTWLEQGRERNPSPEILSNISQALQLDADERKHLFDLAAPDSISFSMTRSSEQPDTGFLQNLVDQMRYPSFIANEFADMIVWNRGAELVVADFSRLPESERNMVTLVFLDPEYPKRLDNWEEFARFMTALIRAGFDSNKNNPMYMERYERLRQNSEDFIRLWEWHEIRQKSSAPVHYLLPGGQELSFTIHCAALDNNPGLQWCFFVPTPGSGTEERLADLLKQDAEGRPQA, encoded by the coding sequence ATGGAGAACCACGATTTTTCATCCGCACTGGGGGAATTCATCAAATCGCGCAGACATCGGCTTCAGCCTGAACATGCGGGAATCAAGCCCTTGCCTGGCCGAAGACGTACTCCGGGACTTCGAAGGGAAGAAGTCGCCTATCTGGCCAATGTCAGCGTAACTTATTATACCTGGCTAGAACAGGGCCGGGAGAGGAATCCTTCCCCGGAAATCTTGTCCAACATCAGCCAAGCGCTGCAACTGGATGCAGACGAGCGGAAGCACTTATTTGACCTGGCCGCACCTGATTCAATCAGCTTCAGCATGACCCGGAGTTCAGAACAACCCGATACCGGATTTTTGCAAAACCTTGTGGATCAAATGCGTTATCCTTCTTTCATTGCCAATGAGTTTGCCGATATGATCGTCTGGAATCGGGGAGCGGAGCTCGTTGTCGCGGACTTCAGCCGATTGCCGGAAAGCGAACGAAACATGGTGACGCTGGTGTTTCTGGATCCGGAGTACCCCAAGAGGCTTGACAACTGGGAAGAATTTGCCCGTTTCATGACGGCGTTAATCCGGGCAGGCTTCGACAGCAACAAAAACAACCCCATGTACATGGAACGATATGAGCGTCTTAGACAGAATAGCGAAGACTTCATACGGTTGTGGGAGTGGCATGAGATCAGGCAAAAAAGCTCTGCCCCGGTCCATTATCTCCTTCCAGGCGGACAGGAATTGTCGTTCACGATCCATTGCGCGGCCCTCGACAATAATCCGGGACTGCAATGGTGCTTCTTCGTTCCTACACCCGGTTCGGGAACGGAAGAGCGGCTAGCGGACCTGCTGAAGCAAGACGCCGAAGGGCGGCCGCAAGCTTAG
- a CDS encoding nitroreductase family protein translates to MSLQDIILKRKSVRHYDPNYTIERKEILDSIELAAKSPNGNNIQSTRYLLIEDKELRAKVKPIAYNQEQVETSSYLILILGDYRAFHNENIHAIQDKALEKGYFTQETKTYLTNAAIGYYRNMSNQDYLKELVRDGSLAAMALVLILNEKGYQTITMSGYDKAALFEELNIPQHYEDIMLLSVGRGIQEGHSTVRHDIEDITFIDRVPSLLLGNDGNP, encoded by the coding sequence ATGAGTCTGCAAGATATTATTCTAAAAAGGAAATCAGTCAGACATTATGATCCTAACTATACGATTGAAAGAAAGGAAATACTTGATTCGATTGAACTGGCTGCCAAATCACCCAATGGAAATAACATTCAGAGTACACGTTATTTACTCATCGAAGATAAGGAGTTGCGCGCCAAAGTTAAACCAATTGCATATAACCAGGAGCAGGTTGAAACCTCCAGCTATTTGATTTTGATCTTGGGGGATTATCGTGCTTTTCATAATGAGAATATCCATGCTATTCAAGACAAGGCTTTGGAGAAAGGTTATTTCACCCAAGAGACTAAAACGTATTTAACCAATGCAGCCATTGGTTATTATCGAAACATGTCTAATCAAGATTATTTAAAAGAGCTGGTCCGCGATGGCAGTCTGGCTGCAATGGCCTTAGTCCTTATTTTGAACGAAAAAGGTTACCAGACCATCACGATGTCAGGTTATGATAAAGCTGCTCTTTTCGAAGAGCTCAATATTCCCCAGCACTATGAAGACATTATGTTATTAAGTGTGGGCAGAGGGATTCAAGAGGGTCATTCCACTGTAAGACATGATATTGAGGATATAACGTTTATAGATAGGGTACCTTCGTTGCTACTTGGCAATGATGGGAACCCATAA
- a CDS encoding helix-turn-helix domain-containing protein, translating to MRANEVSRLTELPISTLRFYERKQLIPEQFISRDENNYRVYDEGVVTYLQDVRMLLTLGLTIQDLVLLINESSYIKKEALVKEKIKEIQELEAKLNASQKFLGDVLEGRAHFQTGCKSQ from the coding sequence ATGAGAGCGAATGAAGTTTCCAGGCTGACGGAATTACCCATATCCACCTTGCGATTCTATGAACGTAAACAGTTGATTCCCGAACAGTTTATTTCGAGGGATGAAAATAATTACCGCGTATACGATGAAGGAGTGGTCACCTATTTGCAGGATGTGAGAATGCTACTTACTTTAGGTTTAACGATCCAGGACTTAGTTTTACTTATCAATGAGAGCTCGTATATTAAGAAGGAAGCATTGGTAAAGGAGAAAATCAAAGAAATCCAGGAGTTAGAAGCCAAGTTGAATGCATCCCAAAAGTTTTTGGGTGATGTGCTGGAGGGCAGAGCGCATTTTCAGACCGGATGTAAATCGCAGTAA
- a CDS encoding discoidin domain-containing protein: MQRFATAAKAVEGSVINDSKWCSKSSNRWLQIDLGSVMQVNQFIIKHAAEGGETTSYNTKAYNIQVSNDGANWNTVVNVTNNRLGITADNITAVSARYIKLNVTVPTQTTNAAARIYEFEVYGPGFTT; the protein is encoded by the coding sequence GTGCAACGCTTCGCAACTGCGGCCAAAGCTGTGGAAGGCAGCGTCATTAATGATAGCAAGTGGTGCTCCAAGTCCAGCAACCGTTGGCTGCAGATTGATCTTGGCTCCGTGATGCAAGTGAACCAATTCATCATCAAGCACGCAGCAGAAGGCGGAGAGACGACTTCATATAACACGAAAGCGTATAATATTCAGGTCAGTAATGATGGGGCGAACTGGAACACGGTGGTTAACGTAACCAACAATAGGCTCGGTATTACGGCAGACAATATAACAGCAGTATCGGCCCGATATATTAAGCTTAACGTAACGGTACCTACACAAACCACGAATGCTGCGGCAAGAATCTATGAGTTTGAGGTATACGGACCAGGGTTTACAACCTAA
- a CDS encoding GNAT family N-acetyltransferase has protein sequence MLAHYRNCQNDEDYAQFTLYFIRNRKDFNRQFSLADALVHVLEFIPNSHIILITDKMGAMIGWGHYRYLNTENEFDPKGEIVFVNSVIVHPPYRSSRVFIQGFRYLVQQIVAENCGVNYLQFCAQIDNIYLNRLYAKFSRVIGQREGYHGIENVYSSDFGQLLQYLKLS, from the coding sequence ATGCTTGCCCATTACAGGAATTGTCAAAATGATGAAGATTATGCGCAGTTTACTTTATATTTTATCCGAAACCGAAAAGATTTTAACCGCCAATTCTCACTTGCGGATGCACTTGTACATGTGTTGGAATTCATCCCCAACTCCCACATTATATTAATAACGGACAAGATGGGGGCAATGATAGGTTGGGGGCATTATCGCTATCTCAATACTGAGAATGAATTTGATCCCAAAGGTGAAATTGTTTTTGTTAATTCTGTCATTGTCCACCCCCCCTATCGCAGCAGTCGCGTATTTATTCAGGGGTTCCGCTATTTGGTACAACAAATTGTCGCAGAGAATTGTGGCGTTAACTATCTACAATTTTGCGCTCAGATCGACAACATTTATCTAAATCGACTGTACGCGAAGTTTTCCCGCGTTATTGGGCAAAGAGAAGGCTACCATGGAATTGAAAATGTCTATTCCTCGGATTTCGGACAGCTACTTCAGTATCTGAAGCTCAGTTGA
- a CDS encoding winged helix-turn-helix transcriptional regulator: protein MNTINTGFDVVQNIISGKWKSIILYQLGYEQKRTKDLLKICEGVSHKVLNEQLKQMQQDGLVHRAVYADEVPIRVEYSISDYGRTFLPLLKEMCDAGDNHLKREGITAGNNTICEHSKSL from the coding sequence ATGAATACAATAAATACAGGATTTGATGTGGTACAAAATATCATTAGTGGTAAATGGAAAAGCATTATTCTGTATCAATTAGGATATGAGCAAAAGCGTACAAAAGACTTACTCAAGATTTGTGAAGGCGTCTCACATAAAGTTTTAAACGAACAATTAAAGCAAATGCAGCAGGATGGATTAGTGCATCGCGCGGTATATGCAGACGAGGTTCCCATTAGAGTGGAATACTCAATATCAGACTATGGCCGGACATTCCTTCCACTATTAAAAGAAATGTGTGATGCTGGCGATAACCATCTTAAAAGAGAGGGGATCACCGCAGGTAATAATACAATCTGTGAACATTCTAAATCACTGTGA
- a CDS encoding PadR family transcriptional regulator — protein MNSQDVILGILMKEASTGYQIKQSLENVFSNFYSSSYGTIYPTLARMEKEGLITKENVLQDGKPNKNLLTITPKGRECFNAYLLGPLEGDSIRKSDFMMRLYFGEFVGYDKVIVWLKQAQEASNTKLDQLLEQYSLYKDEMHPAQIICIQIGIEEYKAKLTTIAEGLVSLEKLVQEQNL, from the coding sequence TTGAACAGTCAGGATGTTATTTTAGGCATACTTATGAAAGAAGCGTCGACTGGGTACCAAATAAAACAGTCATTAGAAAATGTATTCTCTAATTTCTATAGTTCCAGTTATGGAACGATCTATCCCACTCTTGCCCGAATGGAAAAGGAGGGGTTAATCACTAAGGAAAATGTGCTCCAGGACGGTAAGCCTAATAAGAATCTTCTAACTATAACGCCTAAAGGCAGAGAATGTTTTAACGCCTATTTACTAGGCCCGCTAGAAGGAGACAGCATCAGGAAATCTGATTTTATGATGAGGCTGTATTTTGGTGAATTCGTCGGATATGACAAGGTGATTGTGTGGTTGAAGCAAGCCCAAGAGGCATCAAACACCAAATTAGATCAATTACTTGAGCAATATTCGCTTTATAAAGATGAAATGCATCCAGCACAGATCATCTGCATCCAAATCGGGATAGAAGAATACAAGGCTAAACTTACAACCATTGCTGAGGGATTGGTAAGCCTGGAGAAGTTAGTGCAAGAGCAGAATTTATAG
- a CDS encoding EVE domain-containing protein, giving the protein MDTKETLRKFEDTENGSPSYWIGVVSANHAQGGVNGGFAQMCHGKAAPLRRMQPGDWLVYYSPRMEIGEGEPLQAFTAIGRVMDDRVYEYAMSATFVPYRRKIEYVPCQEARIKGLLDRLAFTRGQRNWGYPFRNGHFGISREDFLIIAEAMHVAIPVVITGMYQQQ; this is encoded by the coding sequence ATGGATACGAAAGAAACGTTGCGTAAATTCGAGGATACGGAAAATGGAAGTCCTTCATATTGGATAGGGGTCGTCTCAGCGAACCACGCGCAGGGGGGCGTTAATGGCGGCTTTGCCCAGATGTGTCACGGTAAAGCAGCGCCGTTACGCAGGATGCAGCCTGGGGATTGGCTTGTGTATTATTCTCCCCGCATGGAGATAGGAGAAGGCGAGCCGCTGCAAGCGTTCACCGCTATTGGCCGGGTTATGGACGACCGTGTATACGAATATGCGATGTCCGCGACGTTCGTACCTTACCGCAGGAAGATTGAATATGTTCCCTGCCAGGAGGCGAGAATCAAGGGCTTACTTGATCGGTTGGCCTTCACACGCGGCCAGCGGAATTGGGGCTACCCCTTCCGTAACGGCCACTTCGGAATAAGCCGTGAAGATTTCTTGATTATCGCGGAAGCAATGCATGTGGCCATCCCAGTGGTGATAACTGGTATGTATCAGCAGCAATAG